In Tissierellales bacterium, one genomic interval encodes:
- a CDS encoding MATE family efflux transporter, producing the protein MNSSDKRQMILSGNMNKVLLTLAAPIMLNNLIQTIYNLTDTWFVGQIDEIYVGAITLVWPVIFFVMALGLGIAAGGSTLISQYIGSEDYDKATKISGQMIFFSIVFSIIFGILGYLLAPTLVSLFGAEDKIYHASTTFLKIILAGMPTMFLMFSYNSIRQGFGDTFKPMIIGGLSVGLNILLDPIFIFVFNLGIAGAAYATVLARGIFAIYAISTLFKSTSEHKLHINDLRPDRILLKEILRIGLPSSIGQSTAALGFSVLNFFIISYGDSTITAFGIGNRINSLVLMPAMGIGNALIPIIGQNLGADNLPRAKEAIKQSAILSTVFLVIGGCTIFLLSESIVRQFAESQHIVDLSTNYLHWISAGLPLMGFFQILIGVFQGSGHTKSAMIITMGRLWLVRIPLIILFKTFTAWESNGVWYAMVLSNAIICIVGFSIFKTGRWQKKII; encoded by the coding sequence ATGAATTCATCCGACAAAAGACAAATGATTTTAAGTGGAAATATGAACAAAGTTCTACTTACATTAGCCGCCCCAATAATGCTAAATAACCTCATACAAACTATATACAATTTGACAGATACTTGGTTCGTAGGTCAAATAGATGAGATATATGTAGGAGCTATAACACTTGTATGGCCTGTAATATTTTTTGTAATGGCTCTAGGGCTCGGTATAGCAGCTGGAGGTTCTACTCTAATTTCTCAATATATAGGATCTGAAGATTATGATAAAGCAACTAAAATATCTGGTCAAATGATATTTTTTTCAATTGTTTTTTCTATTATATTTGGTATTCTTGGATATTTATTAGCCCCAACTTTAGTTAGTTTATTTGGAGCTGAAGACAAGATTTATCATGCTTCAACTACGTTTTTGAAAATAATATTAGCTGGTATGCCCACTATGTTTTTGATGTTTTCATATAACTCTATACGACAGGGGTTTGGCGATACCTTTAAGCCCATGATTATAGGAGGGCTTTCCGTTGGGCTAAATATACTGCTTGACCCTATTTTTATATTTGTATTTAATCTTGGAATTGCAGGGGCTGCATATGCAACAGTTCTTGCAAGAGGTATATTTGCTATATATGCTATTTCAACTCTTTTCAAATCAACATCAGAACATAAGCTTCACATAAATGATTTGAGACCCGATAGGATTTTATTAAAAGAAATACTAAGAATTGGATTGCCATCTTCTATAGGTCAATCTACTGCGGCACTTGGTTTCTCAGTACTTAATTTCTTCATAATATCATATGGTGATAGTACTATAACAGCTTTTGGTATAGGAAATAGAATAAATTCACTAGTGCTAATGCCTGCGATGGGAATTGGCAATGCTTTAATTCCTATAATCGGTCAGAATCTAGGAGCCGACAATCTACCTAGAGCAAAGGAAGCCATAAAGCAAAGTGCTATTCTCTCTACTGTTTTTTTAGTAATTGGTGGATGTACAATCTTTTTATTGTCAGAGAGTATAGTTAGGCAATTCGCAGAAAGTCAGCACATTGTTGATCTTTCCACAAATTATTTGCATTGGATATCTGCCGGACTTCCTTTGATGGGTTTTTTCCAAATTCTAATAGGAGTATTTCAAGGTTCTGGTCATACAAAATCAGCAATGATTATAACTATGGGCAGATTGTGGCTAGTTAGAATTCCTCTTATAATATTATTTAAGACATTTACTGCTTGGGAATCAAATGGAGTTTGGTACGCTATGGTTTTAAGCAATGCGATAATTTGCATCGTTGGTTTTTCTATATTTAAAACTGGCAGATGGCAGAAAAAAATAATTTAA
- a CDS encoding TetR/AcrR family transcriptional regulator — protein sequence MPKIIKNIEQKIFNAAFELFGTEGYRGVDMKSIAQKAGIGVGTLYNYYPNKKELFLSVLESSWEDTILKVSQNLSPKYSARENIKKFVEVYYGEIEKRKGMGKVVTREKDFKNHRDFFKKVQKRLADVLFKNIHAGLDDHILMEDTRLGDALAVVVNMNADLYPDEKERNIEFLYYLLCKILLKSNQIAKL from the coding sequence ATGCCAAAGATTATAAAAAATATTGAACAAAAAATCTTTAATGCTGCTTTTGAGCTATTTGGAACAGAAGGTTATAGAGGGGTAGACATGAAGTCAATTGCTCAAAAAGCAGGAATCGGCGTCGGAACCCTTTACAACTACTATCCAAACAAAAAAGAATTATTTTTAAGTGTTCTTGAAAGTAGCTGGGAAGATACGATTCTTAAAGTTAGTCAAAACTTGAGTCCGAAGTATTCAGCTCGAGAAAATATTAAGAAATTTGTCGAAGTATATTATGGGGAAATTGAGAAGAGAAAAGGTATGGGCAAGGTAGTTACCAGAGAAAAAGACTTCAAAAACCATAGGGATTTCTTTAAAAAAGTACAAAAAAGATTGGCAGATGTTTTATTTAAAAACATACATGCAGGTCTAGATGATCATATTTTGATGGAAGATACTAGATTAGGAGATGCATTAGCAGTAGTAGTAAATATGAATGCAGATTTATATCCAGATGAAAAAGAAAGAAATATAGAATTTTTATATTATTTACTTTGCAAGATTCTATTGAAATCAAATCAAATAGCTAAGTTATAG
- a CDS encoding HAD family hydrolase yields the protein MYKCIIFDVDGTLIDTESVILRTYQELMKTKKNKHYEIEDLKFTMTMTGEDSFIALGFEDMDEATNDFNAILINHLDELIPFDGMSETIESLRENNVLLGVVTSRVHDELVADFDRAWPDNYFEAIICADDTDHHKPHPEPLELFFRATGIRKEESVYIGDTHTDAKCAKAAGVDFLLAGWGAGDMQDESYTRIETPAEILKYVNVSK from the coding sequence ATGTACAAATGCATTATATTTGATGTTGATGGAACACTTATAGACACAGAGTCCGTGATACTTAGAACATATCAAGAACTTATGAAAACGAAGAAAAACAAACACTATGAGATCGAAGATTTAAAATTCACTATGACTATGACTGGAGAAGATTCATTTATAGCCTTAGGTTTTGAAGATATGGACGAAGCAACTAATGACTTCAATGCGATACTTATAAATCATTTAGATGAACTTATTCCATTTGATGGTATGTCAGAAACCATAGAAAGCCTTAGAGAGAATAATGTATTGCTAGGAGTGGTTACATCGAGAGTGCATGATGAATTGGTAGCTGATTTTGACAGAGCATGGCCTGATAACTATTTTGAAGCAATAATATGTGCAGATGATACAGATCATCATAAGCCACACCCGGAGCCACTTGAGCTATTTTTTAGAGCAACAGGAATAAGAAAAGAAGAATCTGTATATATCGGAGATACCCACACAGATGCTAAATGTGCTAAAGCTGCAGGTGTAGATTTTTTATTAGCTGGTTGGGGAGCTGGAGATATGCAAGATGAATCATATACAAGAATTGAGACTCCAGCTGAAATACTCAAATACGTAAACGTATCGAAATAA
- the galE gene encoding UDP-glucose 4-epimerase GalE, whose protein sequence is MILVCGGAGYIGSHMVRLLNNSDEDVIVIDNLVNGHVESIPEGVKFCKGDLRDEKFLDKIFSENDIESVIHFAAYSIVPQSVKEPIDYYENNVYGTMCLLRAMVNHNVKKIVFSSTAAVYGEPKNIPIKETDQTEPTNTYGETKLAMEKMFKRLEIAHDIRYIALRYFNVAGADASGEIGESHSPETHLIPLILQVPLGKREKIYIFGDDYETRDGSCVRDYIHVMDLVKAHKLALGKLRDGGKSDVYNLGSGEGFSVKEMIEAARKVTGHPIPAELAPRRAGDPATLIASSDKARNELGWKPKYENVEKMIQTAWNWHKNQRY, encoded by the coding sequence ATGATTTTAGTATGTGGTGGAGCAGGATATATAGGCAGTCATATGGTTAGATTGCTAAATAATAGTGACGAAGATGTAATTGTAATAGATAATTTAGTAAATGGACATGTAGAATCAATTCCGGAGGGAGTTAAATTTTGCAAAGGAGATCTTAGAGATGAAAAATTTCTAGATAAGATATTTTCGGAAAATGATATAGAATCTGTAATTCACTTTGCTGCTTATTCTATAGTGCCACAAAGTGTAAAAGAACCTATAGACTACTATGAAAACAATGTCTATGGTACAATGTGCCTATTGAGAGCTATGGTAAATCACAATGTAAAAAAAATAGTATTCTCATCTACGGCGGCGGTTTATGGAGAGCCAAAAAACATTCCGATAAAGGAGACTGACCAAACAGAACCTACAAATACGTATGGAGAGACAAAACTTGCAATGGAAAAAATGTTTAAACGACTTGAAATAGCACATGATATAAGATATATTGCACTCAGATATTTCAATGTTGCTGGTGCAGATGCTAGTGGAGAAATAGGAGAAAGTCACAGTCCTGAAACACATCTCATACCACTTATACTACAAGTTCCACTTGGAAAGAGAGAGAAAATATATATTTTTGGCGATGATTATGAAACTAGAGATGGCAGTTGTGTTAGAGACTATATTCATGTAATGGATTTGGTAAAAGCTCACAAATTAGCACTTGGTAAGCTTAGAGATGGAGGAAAGAGCGATGTCTACAATCTAGGTAGCGGAGAAGGTTTTAGCGTAAAAGAAATGATAGAAGCTGCTAGAAAAGTTACAGGTCATCCGATACCAGCAGAGCTTGCGCCGAGAAGAGCTGGAGATCCAGCGACACTTATTGCTTCCTCAGATAAAGCAAGAAATGAATTGGGATGGAAACCTAAATATGAAAATGTAGAGAAAATGATACAAACAGCTTGGAACTGGCATAAAAATCAGAGATACTAA